The following DNA comes from Papaver somniferum cultivar HN1 unplaced genomic scaffold, ASM357369v1 unplaced-scaffold_128, whole genome shotgun sequence.
CAAACCTTAGTTCTTCTTTACCTTTCTGAGTTTCACTAGTTGTTGTTATCCTATGGCTTATTCTGTTGATCAAGTTAGAGTGTTAGACCTAGTTGAAGAATTTCCACATATCTTTGCTGCTTTACTCTGTGATAACTCTCGTAGTTACTACAAAACTTCAGTGAAGCATCACCTTAACAGAATCTGGCCCATTAACTCTTCAGACTTCAAGCTTGCAAAACCATATATTCGAGGGATGGGTATTCAAAATTTATTTGTGGTCATGTTTAAGAAGTCTCAAGATAGAGATATTGCTTTTACCTGTAGGCCTTCACTTTTGTTTGGTCAGTTGTTTTTTAGTGCAACCTTTGAACAAACTGGAATCGGTTTTTGATCTGGTCTGGGAAACTACACTATGCCGGTTCAAGTTGATATCCCTACTGATCTTGTGAACAAAGGCAGAGTTCGTGAGGTGTTTGATCAGATAAGTACTTTTGTTGCGGGTGAAACCCCAGCTGGGAATAGTTATGAAGCCAAACTCATGGTTCCCCTTAACTCTCCATTAACAAGAAAGGTAGTTTTTAACACTAATAGTAAGACTTACTATATGACTGCATTTTATCCAAAATTGCCTTTCTGTGCTTGTAAGAGATGTTTTGTTCTCCTCCATGATGAGGAAAAGTGTAAGGAAATTCAGTCGAGAATCTATGTCAGAGCACTTCCATCTCCTACTCCAAGAGCTACTCATGTGGTTGTACCTAATCGAGGAATGAACATTGCTGCTGAGCGAGATTCTAGTGGAGCAGGCTCTTCAATTGCTGGTTCTGGTGCTTGTAATGCTCAAGGACAATCCAAGCCGTCTGCTTTCTCAGTATGTCTTCAACCTGCAGGGGCTCTAGGTAACAAGATTTCAACTCTTTCTTCTCATACTACATACTCTATGTTGTCATCACCACCTCCTTTGAACATTAGAGAAAACTCAAATACTGGTGGCTCCTCGTCTCGTCCTGATCCTCCTATGTACTCGAAATTTTTGTCGCCTTTTGATAACTTAACTCATACACTTGGTGGTACGCATTTTGATAGGAAAGGTAAAAGACCTAGAACTGTATTTGAAACATCATCCCATAATTctccttctgtttcttcttcttttactttcATGCCTACGCCTTATTGGCATCCTATTTCTTCTTTACCACCTTTTACACCTCCTTCAGATGTCTCTTTTATTGTGGGAAATTTGGGTGAATCCTCTAGTATGGGTTCTTCAGGAGGAAATGTTTTCTGGGTTACTTCATGTTCCACCTTTTCTCAAACTGTGGTCTCGTCTTCGGGTtttatttttggttcttcttcagATATTAATTACTCCTCAGAAGCTTTTATGTCTCTCAACTCTAAAAATATCATTTTTAGTGACATgggtcttaatgatgaatttaaAGACACTATCATCCTTGAACCAATGCCGATTTTTATGGTACCTCCTGAACCTGTTGTCACCGCTGAAGATTTCGAAAAGAAAATCGATCTCATGATGCTAGACTCGGACTCTATGGCTACTGAAACCTCTTCTTCTCATGACCTAGTAAGTACATCATATTTTCCTCCTTTCCTGTTCTGATTTCATTTAAGTTTATTCCTTCTTTATCATATCTACTTAGTTTGTTCGTTTTGTTTTTTCTACTATTACTGTTTTCCTGTGCTTTTAAATATGAAGTTTTTAAGTTGGAACATAAATGGTTGTTGCTCTGATAATAAATGGAGACATTTGTTTAATCTTGTTAGAAAGTATAAGCTGGATAGTGTTTGTCTTATGGAAACTATGGTAGATGAAGATACAGTTAGAAAATACATTCATCACTTACCTTTTGATTCTTGGGTATTTATTCCTGCTGTTGGTAAATCGGGTGGGCTTGCTTTTGGTTATTTTTCAAATTCGAATATTGAAGTGCTAGGTTGCTCCCTTAACATGATCCATATTCTGTGTGACATTACTCCTGCTATAAAAAAGTGTGTCATTTCCTTTATCTATGGATCTTTATCTCTGTATGGTAAGAGAAATCAATGAAATTTCTTGAATGACATGTTGCCCAATAACAATAACCCTTGGTTACTGGTTGGCGATTTTAATTTCATCCTTCATAGTTCTGAGAAACAAGGAGGGAATGCTGATAGTTCTTTACCTCCGAATTTTGTTAGAGAATCTTTAATAAAAATGAATATGAATGAAGTTTTTGCTTATGGTAACCCTTAAACTTGGTGTAATCGAAGTTTTAAAAACCCTGCTGATTTGATTTTTGAGAAATTGGATAGATCTTTTATGAATGATAAATGGGTCTCAGTTTTACCCCAGACTCGAGTCACAAACCTAGGTAGAATTTACTCTGATCACAGTCCTATCTTGATTAAGTGTTTTCATTATGAGAAGAATGTCAACATTCCGTATAAGTTTTTTAAGTGTTGGCAACTTAATCCTTAATTTAAAGATGTTCTGAATAATTCTTGGTCTTGGAGTGTGTCTGGTTCTCCCTATTTTGTTGTTGTCAAAAAACTCAGTCATGTTAAGGAGGTTTCAGGAAAGTGGAATGTTAACTCCTTTGGTCACATTAAGACTACCATAGGTAGACTAAATGCTGAGTTAGAAAAACTGCAAGTTATGCCTTATACTCCTCAGATTGGTGGCTATATTTTAAACTACTCCAAACAGCTAGATTATTGGTATGAAATAGAACATTGCTTCTATAAGCAAAAATCCAGAATAAACTACTTCACACATTATGATAGGAATACGAGTTTCTTTCATAACACTGTTAGACTAAGAAATATGTATAGCAGAATCCACACTATGAGGGATGATCAGGGTAATTGGTTGGAAAACAAGGAACAAGTTGCTGATTTGTTTGCAAAGCATTCCAAGAAAATTTATACTTCTTCGAATCCTTGTGAGAAAGACATTGAGGAATATTTAAATTGCATCTCTCCTATTATTACTGAAGATATGAATACCTCCTTAATTGCCATCCCCTCCTACCAAGAAATCTTGGATACAGTTAATATGATGGCACCTTGGAGCTCTCCAAGCCCGGATGGTTTCCCGCCTGGTTTTTCAAGGACAATTGGGATATTGTTCATTCTGAAGTTGTTTCGCATGTGGAGAGTTTTTTCATGAATAAGTTCCTTCTTAAACAAACAAATTTTGCTTATATATCTTTAATTCCTAAAATCAAGAATGCTGCCACCCCTCATGATTTCAGACCTATCAGTCTGTCCAATTGTGTgtacaaaatcatttcaaaaatttTAACTAATAGATTAAAGCCTATGTTAGATTCTCTGATCTCTCCTTACCAATCTGCTTTTGTAGCAAATCGTCAAATTCATGACAATATTGTGATAACTCATGAAATTCTTCATTCCTTTaaagcaaaaaagaaaatttCGAAAAATAGTCATATAGCAATAAAGCTTGACCTTTCTAAAGCATTTGATAGATTAGAATGGTCTTTTATATTGTCTGTTTTTAAGAAATTGGGCTTCTCTGAAGACTGGTGTAGATTGATATATCAGTGTATAAGCACAGTTTCTTACTCTGTTTTAGTCAATGGTTCCCCGGGTGATACTTTCCTTCCTTCAAGGGGAACTAGACAAGGGGACTGTCTTTCGCCATATATTTTCATTTTGTGTATGGAGGTTTTATCTCAGTTGCTCAttaaagctgaagatgaaaaactgattcaaGGTTTCAGATTCAGAAAAAATAGCACCTCTATTtctcatctgttttttgcagatgattgtatgTTGTTTTGCAAAGCCTCTGTCACTTACGCAAGGAACATTCTCAAGGTTATTAATGTTTTGCGAAAGCTTCAGGACAGGcaattaattttgataaatctggtTTTATAACAAGTGGAAAAATGCATCATAGACACATTAAGATCTTATCTAAAACCCTTAATATGAAATTTCTTAGTAGCTCTGAAAAATATCTAGGTACCCCTTTGTTTATTGGTAAAGATAAGACCAAATCTTTTTCTTTCCTCATAGATAATTTCTATGCTAGGCTGAGTTCTTCAAGGAAATCCAATTTGAATGTTGCTGGCAGAACTGTAGTCACTAAACATGTCTTGTCTAGTCTGTCTACTTATCACATGGCTTGCTTTCCTCTTCCGAAAACTGTTACTAGTAAAATAGATACTATACATAGAACTTTCTGGTGGTCTAAAAAGAATCCTAAACATGCTGCTTATTTTAGATCCTGGGGGGATATAGGAAAATCGAAATTAAATGGAGGATTGGGTATTAAGAATTCTTTTGCTACCAATAGGATTTTCATTTGTAAACTTGGTTCGAGAATGTTAAAGAATCCAAAtaatttgcttttttcttttcttaaagacaAATACTTTCCAAATCAGAATTTGTTGGAAATTGGCAAAGCAACCGATTCTTCCTCATGGATTTGGAAAGGTATTGTTAAGGGGTTGTAATTCATTAAAGCCAATTCAGTTGTTAAAATAAACAATGGAGCTTGTACTCCTATTTGGAATTCCATCTGGATTCCAGGGAAGAATAGCCCTCCTGTTCCTTTGCATCATAATTGTAGTAATTATTTCTTTGTCTCTGAACTTTTTAATTACTCCCATAATTGTTGGAACATTAATCTTTTGAATCAACTTTTCTCTCATGATGAAGTTATTAGGATTAGAACTATTAGGATTAATCTAGCACATCCTGATTTGTTTATGTAGCCGCATACCAGAAATTGTAATTTTACTATTAAGTCTGCTTATAGAATTTTCATGAATGATATTGCTTCTTCTGAAGACTCTGCTTTCTGGAGAAAGGTTTGGAATATCGACTGTTTACGGAACATAAAATTCTTTTTGTGGAATATATTTGCATATATGCTCCCTGTTAACTCCTTATTGGAGTTTTATAACTCTATTGTGGATGTGTCTTGTCCTTTTTGTCATTCTCATGAGGAAACTATCATGCATTTATTCATAAATTGCTCTGCAACCTCTCATATTTGGTTTGGTCTTTCCCTCCAGCATCTTACTCATATTGATTCTGAATGGATTGATGATATCTTTATTTATTGGCATGACTCTAATCTGGGAATATCTCCATATAAGGTCTCTTGGCCTAGTGTTGGTGCTATTGTTTTATGATGTATATGGAAATTGAGGTGTGATGTGATTTTCAAGAAGGTTGATGTGGATTTGAACATGAACATCTTAGACATTAAGAGGATGATCTGTTCTTATATTGTACCCCAATGCTCTTCTACAGTCTATTCTTGTGGAGTTAAAATTCCAAAAATTGAAGTTGATCATATTATGTTTGTAGATGGTTCCTTTAAGGATTTTAAAATGGGTATTGTTGTTATATGGTGTGATATTGCAGGAACAGTAAGAAGGGCAAGATCTGACTTTGGATGGATGCAAGATGCAGTTGAATCTGAAGTTGCTGCTCTAATTTTGGGGATCTCTTGGGCAGAAGAGATGCATCTTTCCAAAGTGGTTTTTGCTAGTGATTGTCTCCAACTGGTGGAATGTCTCAATGGTCGCAGCTCTAACATGGATTGGAGAATCTTAGATCTTCTAGAGAATTGTCGGAATTTACTTTATAGTAATGTGTCTTTTAAAGTTGTGTATATAAAGCGGTTGAATAATCCTCTTGAGGACCGGCTTGAACGCCGGGCTAGGAAGAATAGTATTAAGGGTCTTTGGTTCTGCCTTCCAAATTTTCTGAGCTCTCTAAATAGGAAGGTAAACATGGATgtaatttgtaactcttttcttTGTTAATGCTTGAAGTGTCttcttagcaaaaaaaagaaaagaggaagGATACACTCACATGGTTATATCCACACTATCTCACATTTTTGATGATATTTTCCCTAGTAAAACTGAAATTGTAATGAATTTTTGAAGTTAATATTTAGTGGATGCGTTCCTCTTACAACGCTCTACATATCTACCAAAAATGAGCTTGTTTCGAATTACCAAACTTCACTATCTATAGATCTTAATTTCAACGGTTGAAAATCCGTCAATTTTCAACGGCTAGTTTTCAAACATAGTAGATGGTAGTGTTATACGTCTCGGAATATGCCATTTTTAGTAGAAACATATATCTTTGTAAGAAAAACATATCCCCCAAATATCAGTTTCAAATCCATTACAgttaaaaaaagattaaaaagtaTATCTCCGAAAATGTGAGATGGTGTGATTATAAGAGCATCTCCGATGGGAGGATGTTAACTTCCTAAACTCTTGGCCACCTAGGATCTATTGAGAATTTAACAGAAATTAGTCTCCAACGGAAATGTGAACAAAGAATGTGAGGATGAGGTGTCAAACGATTTGCTTCACATCCTCAAATAGATGCTATTAGATAATGTACTTGTGTCATCAGTCTGTGTGACAGTACAATGTACTTGTGTTAGAAGTCTGTGTATATCAGGTCAATATTTGTCAATGATTGACTTGACTTTTattgcagttttatgttttccTTTATCTCAATAATTGCCTACTTAAGGCATTGTAATAACTTTTGTAGAACTATCGTTTTGATCAATAATATTACAGTTCTCTCATGGTATCAATCGGACGATCCTGAGCTGAAAATTTGAACACTGCAAAATCTTTTCCAACAAATTTTTCAACGTAGAAGATTACGAATCTTACACCTTTTTTCTAATATCTTTTTCAGAACCAATGCCTAATTTTTCAATATCTTTTCATATTTAATACCTAATTTTCAATAATTTTTCAATTGGGTTCATATCGAGATCTGATTTTTGAGTTGTATCGGTGGACTAGGAAGAGAGTATGATAACTTTGTTGTTATTGCACAGAATAGAGAAGTCCCATTTACTTTTGCTGGGATAAAACCTAGGCTCCTAAATCATGAGCAATGGCTCATTAACAACAAGATTCTAGTATTGTGTTTGATGCACAAAATCCATCTGCTTTTTATACCAGAAATATTAGTTTTGGTAATGGAAGAGGCAAGTCCAAGGGTAATTATAAGAATTGACAAGTAAATAATTTTTGGTACAAGAATGGTCAAGGCAGTAATTTTGTTCAAACAAATGATTCTTCTGGTAGCTCTTCTGCTCAACTTAATGCTTGGTATAAGAGATTTTTCATACATAGATTGTCAGATATGTAGAAAGAAAGGACATTATGCTAGCAGATGTAACTTTAGATATTATCCTCCTATTTTTTCTTCtggtggttcttcttctttaacaatCAATACATGCAACGTGGGTCAACAACATGCATTTACTACAATGACCGAAGACCAAGTTTTTGGTGATCCATCAACTTCTGAACCTAAATAGTGGCTAGCTAACTCAGGAGCAACAACTCATATGACTGGAGATATGAGTCTTCTACAAAATACTTCTAGCTTCAGAGGAAAGGACAAGGTGCAAGTGGGTAATGGTAAGTCCTTGAATTTACTTCCGCTGGTACTTCTTTTATAAAGACACCAAAACTAGTTTTAGGCTTGACACGGTTCTTTTAGTTCCTGATATGAAACATAATCTAGTCTCAGTTGCTAAGTTCACGGAGAATAATTCTTGTTGTTTTAAGCTTGATCCATATGGATATGAGATTAAGGATTTATATTCAGGTGCTTTGCTTGATCATGGACTAATGGTTAACAATTTATATTATATTCAATGTGTTCCTTCTCATATCAATACTTCATGTGCTTTCTCATCTACTTTAAGTGCATCTTCTAAAACTTGGCATGACATACTAGGTCATCCATCTAGTATGATCCTACAGAAATTGCATTCTTCTAAACAAATTTCTTTATCATCACCTCAGTCCCATGCCTTGTGTCATCCTTGTCAGCTTGCTAAAAGCAAGAAGTTTCCTTTTCAACTTTCATCTACTCATGCTGATAAACCTCTTTTATTAATCCAGTGTGGTGTTTGGGGTCTAACTGTTCCATCCTTGAATGGTTATAAgtattatattatttttgtagatgatttcaTTGGATTTATAAGTCTTTCTTAACTgttattgttgaaccaaagacCTTTAAGACAACCATTAAGGATCCTAAATGGCAAGTGTCCATGAAAGATGAGTACACTGCATTGAGGAACAATGATACATGGGACTATGTTCCACCTGAGCCACATATGTATATTTTGGGTTCAGAATGGGTTTGTAAGGTTAAACAGAAGACATATGGTACTATAGATAGATATAGATCAAGATTAGTTGCCAAATGGTATAATCAGCAAGATGGGATAAATTATAATGAGACTTTTAGTCCTGTAGTTAAATGCACTACTGTTAGAGTTGTATTATGTATGTCACTTACATATAATTGGCAAGTTAGACAATTAAATGTCAGCAATGCATTTTTACATGCTTTTTGGATGAAGATGTTTATATGGCACAACCACGGTTTATTAATCCAGATTATCCTTCAGATTATGTTTGTCATTTGAAGAATAACTtatgtatggattgaaacaagctccCAGAGCTTGATTTCATAGATTCAACACTTTTCTTATATCTTGTGGGTTTAAAAAGTCTATTTCATACCATTCCGTGTTTGTTTATGTCTCTAAAAAGGGTATGGTGGTTCTCTTGTTGTATGTGGATGACATCTTGTTAACAAGGAGTTTCCCTACAATGTTGAATAATTTGATATTGTGTCTGAAGAAAGAGTTTGCTATGAAAAAATTGGGTGAATTAGGATATTTTCTTGGTTTGGAGGCAGTGAGAACTATAGATTCTATCATATTAACTTAAAAGAAGTATACTCTAGAGTTGTTAGACACGGAAAGAATGCTGCACTCACCCACATATATGCACTTACAACTTGTTAAGAAGATTAAGGTATTTGAAAGACACTATTGGCATGGGTATTACTCTAACAAAGGGAAGTTTTTGTCAGTTAAAGTACCTTTGTCAGAGTAATACCTTTGAACAATGTGCATTAAACAACCTGGGTATTACTCCGACAAGAGGAATACTTTGTTGTTTAATGCAATTTCTGAAAAATGCAACAATACCTTTCAAATACCTTTGTTTAACAACTGTCTTATCTTTTAGCTGACTTACATATTCAGTTGGATGGTCCTGCTTTACTTTTATGTGATAATACTAGTGCTCTGTCACTGGCTACTAACCCAGTTTTTCATGCCATGACAAAGCACATAGAAATACAATATCACACAGTTAGAGAATTGGTGGAGGAAAAATTTCTTCAACTACAACATATTGCATCTGAAAATCAGTTGGCAGATCTCTTCACTGAAGGTTTATGTTCTCCAACTTTTACCAGGTTATTAAATCAGTTGCTCGGTATCTCTGTTTCATCATCAATTACTTCAACAACTTCTTTCGTTCAGATAACTTCAGCAGATgattagttttttgtttttgtttagtaCATTGTTCTGTAATGTTTAGCTTCTCAATTGATACTGTGTTAGCCAGTGTCACGTTGAAGGGGTTGTATTAGACAATGTACTTGTGTCATTAGTATGTGTGAAAATATAATGTACTTGTGTTAGAAATCTGTGTATAGTAGGTcaatatttttcaatgattgactTGACTTTTATTACAGTTTTATGTTTTCCTATGTCTCAATAATTTCCTATTTAAGGCATTGTAATAATTCTTGTAGTGTTATGGGGCATAtgtcccatggatgtgcggtccattagtaTACTAGGGTTTTCCCCTTTactcttgtataaatagaatGATATACCTATGTAATGGGGTCCCCCTCTCTAGTTAATGAAAAgttcttctctcttttctctgTTTCTTATTCTTACTTCAACTCATTATAATCACGAGCTCTACCCTGCtaaaaggattttttttattctaaTCATACGTTCATAGTGCAATCTCGGAAATCCCATCTCACTACATTCCGTCGGTACCTCtgtctttttttgtttttctccaATCCAACATCAAAATAAAGCTCTCTTGGATTTTGGTACTACTGTTTTGTTCTTTTCTGCTTTTAATCTTTCGGAAAAATGAGCAAGACGGAATCAATCCGACAAGAATTTGGATTGTTGAACACATATGGACTTGAGTATCGCCGTTGGATGACTGATGTGGAGATCGATTTTATAGCAAAAGAATGCACTCACACCATCAAACCCTCTACTGACAAAGATGGTGTCTCCGcaactgaaaaagaaaagttCGAAGCCCTCCGATATTTAAAGAAACATATTGATCCTAATCTCCTTTGGGGATACCAACACATAAAGTGTCCTAAAGAACCGTGAGATGCACTAGCAAGCCGTTTTGGGAACATTGAGGATTCCCTTCTCCCACAGTTGAATGAATAGTGGAATGACATCCggtttcttgattatgtgaaggTAGGTGATTTCCAGAAAGACATGCTTAAGCTACAAGAACGACTTAACTTCTGTGGGATAAAAATCACAGATAAAGACATGATTCAAAAGACATTGTCTACTTTCACTTTGTCATCTGTTATTCTAGCAAACCAATACCGCATAGAGGTTGATAATAATAGAAGAACAATTTTTATCAAGTTGATCAACTTATTGTGGGTGGCCGAAAGGCACAATGAAGTTCTAGTAAACAACAATGCTAGAGCCccagggaagaagaaaattcCCGAGGCTAACCATGGCAAGGATAACAAAGGAAAACACCCcaaataaaagagggttaaaaatgTTGATTCATATTCTCATGCTCCATACTCACGTGGGGATAATAACCCACGTGGAATAGGAAAAAAGGGTCATCGTGAAAGGGGCCATAGGCGTGGAGGGCATTCAAATACCTGGTCTAGAGATGTTAATTCTGGACCTAGTGGTAGGGGCAACACTGTTGAAAAAACATATAAGAACCCCACACCTAAGAAGGTCGAGAATGGAAATGCACCTTGTTACATGTGTGGAGTCTCCGTACATTGGTACCAGCAATGCAAGGATAGTGCCAAAGTAGCATCCAGCTACAAAAAGTACCGGGAATCTATAGATCAAGAAGCTCACTGTGTGGAAGAACATGATCATGCCCCAGATGTCAACTTCACCATTTCAGACTTCCAGGGCAACAAGAACCATGCCCTAATGGAAACATCTGATTTTGGTTGATTACTGTTTTGTTTCGGTTATCCTCTAATATTAaacatttgtttattttcttagttttatgGTTTAAAAGACTTTGGTTTAAATATTTCTTTTGATGACTTAAACTATGTTAAGTAGTCTTAAATTatcgtttttttttgttgatggatcagtagtttttaatttttatggGTATTCATtatgctttggatttaatttttattttgaaaatctattgTATGATTGAATGGTGTGACCGAATTCTCTGAAGTACATGAGATAAATTGTTCGGATTTTATGACAGTACCATTTATTTGTAGAGATGTCGTCTCCAGAAGAGATTGAGTGCCTAGCTGATAATGGCACCACACACACTATTTTAAGAAATATGCAATTATTTGCTGacttaattccttataaatcctcTGTGACTACGATGATTAGATCATCGTAAGTGATCATTGGGCGAGGTAATGCTCAATTTTTATTGCCAAATGGCACAATGATTAAAGTCACAGAAGCTCTATATGCACTAAGAGATAATCGTACCTTGTTGAGCTTCAAAGATATCCGTGCAAATGGTTATCATTTGGAAACTCActgtgaaaatggaattgaatatataaatattaggtatattttgattttgggtcacaTAAAAGTGACCAGAATTGCGTTTGGGTCATGAAACCATCTTGACCGTTAGTTAATTATTTACTTTTTAAAATTATATTAAATTTATCTAACACAGTTAGTCGTTGTTAACACAATCAGCACCACATGTCGGTAGTAGATTGAATTTTGTTAAAATCTTCCGAAGAAAATTTAATAGTTCACTCAAACATAATCATCCAGGCTCATCACATAGACCAGACCACCATTTTCACCTCCGTTGACACATTTACCATCGTCACCATTTTCATGCTCCTCGATACTTGAatcttttttagaaaataaatcagATCCAACAATTGATTGATTATTTGTTGAAGATTAGTTTTCACATATACCATCTTCACCATTTTCATGCTCCTCACCTTTTAATCAGATCCATCAAATTAGTTAAACCCACACAAAATTAAAATTGCTGACGATACAAGATTTAGGAAGACGAACATGAAAAACCCTTTCTCCTGTTTTTTTTGAAGATTGTGATGGTTAggaagaagaacatgaaaaatacTGGAACTTGACGTTCCGGTTTCTTCaatggattttttttaatttgaatttttgttgaaCTTTTGGTATGAATTGAATACCATACATGAAATCGGATGCTATGCGGTAACGATTTTCGTAcatatttgattttctttttgattgttTTTGCAAAAAAGGAAACCTAATTTGTTCTTTGATCATCTGGTCTGAATTTTTTTATGTTCGATAACAACTCAGAAAATATTGAAATTGAAAAGGCGATCtttcaccatgtttgtttactcctgactcatctgagtcgtctggatctgaatcatctggatctgagtgaaatcacctgactcatatggatctgagtcgatatgtttgttttgagtcagatctgactcatctgactcggaaataagtgagtcagtggtttggtcccatgagtcaggggtattttgttacctgactcaaatgagtccgagtcaggggttatgtctgagtcagaggtcgagtcagatctgactcaaaatggaaaacaaacggtctgactgctgactcggtcagagtcaggggttgactcagattcagacgccgagtcagctgcaaacaaacaagttctttgTTTGGTGATTCTAGGTTCTATCTTAGTTAGAGGATTTTTGTATCAAGACGTGGTAGGGGTAAAGTTACAGGGTAGGGGTGGGGCGgtagtgaggaagaagaagatgaaaggaaAATAAGTCATCCTAACCGTAAGGTTTTTAGGGGCGGCAAAGTTAGTAAATAATTTCAAATTCAAGTTTTAGTTAGTCATTTGCACTATTATCAACTTCTTTAACTGCCAACATGGTCAATGACGGCCTCGTGACCCAAATTCTAATTAAAATTTTGGCGTGACCCGAACGCAACTCTTCTCACTTTTatgtgacccaaagtcaaaataacCCTAAATATTATCTCTAATAAATGCGGAAGAAAATGCATTTTAGAGAAGTTAATGAGTCACTCTAGTGGTTTGTACACTACTACTATTCGGATTATCGAATTACATGTTGTTACCAACGATGAACTGTTG
Coding sequences within:
- the LOC113331926 gene encoding uncharacterized protein LOC113331926, whose translation is MIQKTLSTFTLSSVILANQYRIEVDNNRRTIFIKLINLLWVAERHNEVLVNNNARAPGKKKIPEANHGKKGHRERGHRRGGHSNTWSRDVNSGPSGRGNTVEKTYKNPTPKKVENGNAPCYMCGVSVHWYQQCKDSAKVASSYKKYRESIDQEAHCVEEHDHAPDVNFTISDFQGNKNHALMETSDFG